The following are encoded in a window of Coregonus clupeaformis isolate EN_2021a chromosome 34, ASM2061545v1, whole genome shotgun sequence genomic DNA:
- the LOC121549618 gene encoding checkpoint protein HUS1-like, whose product MSVRIILNMKFRAKMIDVGCLNHFTRVANTISKLMKTCILRLQTTYILHCLVRWPVEESACGVSSQANLFQYQPEGVAPDANEICLEVTPENLSRALITSQNAKCTKIKLTKKHCVCLTLAAELLTLSSVSRDVTHDIPVDVIPRRL is encoded by the exons ATGTCAGTTAGAATAATATTGAATATGAAGTTCCGAGCAAAAATGATTGATGTTGGTTGCCTTAATCATTTCACAC GTGTGGCGAATACCATCTCTAAACTAATGAAGACTTGCATCCTGCGACTCCAGACAACCTATATTTTGCATTGTCTGGTAAGGTGGCCAGTGGAGGAGTCGGCATGTGGTGTGAGTTCTCAG GCCAACTTATTTCAGTATCAGCCGGAAGGTGTGGCGCCCGATGCTAATGAGATCTGCCTAGAGGTGACTCCCGAGAACCTGTCCAGGGCTTTGATAACCTCTCAGAATGCCAAGTGTACGAAGATCAAGCTGACCAAGAAGCACTGTGTTTGTCTCACTCTCGCTGCAGAACTG CTGACACTTTCCAGCGTCAGTCGAGATGTCACACATGACATCCCGGTGGACGTGATACCCAGAAGGCTTTGA